From Pirellulales bacterium:
GCTCGGCGACCTTGGCGTCGATCGCTTCGGCCCAGATCTCGTAACCTTGCGGGCTGAGATGCAGATAGTCGGGCATGATCTCCTTGGTGAGCGTCCCATCCTCGGTGAGAAACTTCGGACCGATGTCGAGATAGAAGACCATCTTGTCGTCAGCCACCTCCGAGGCGAGCTGGCTGGCCTGTGCATTCTTCTCGCGCTGCGGATTCGGCTTCTCGCCGCGCGGGAAAATGGCCAATAGCAGCACCTTGGTCTCGGGCAGCTTCTCGCGCAGCTTGGCGACAATCGCCTTGATGCCGTCGGCGATTTCCTCGGCCGTGTTGTCCGTGCGGTTCGAGTTGTTCGTACCGATCATGACCACCGCCAGCTTGGGTTGGATGCCGTCGATGTTGCCGTGATCCAACCGCCACAGCACGTGCTGCGTGCGGTCGCCGCCGATCCCCATGTTCGCCGCGTTGCGCGGGGCGAAATATTTCTGCCACACCGCGTTGTTGTTCCAGCCCTGGGTGATCGAGTCTCCCAGAAAGACCAGGTCGATATTCCCCTCTTGCGTGCGTTTGTTAATCGCCTCGTGACGCACCATCCAATTGCCGTCGCGGGGCTCGGGCGAGACGGCCGAATGCTCGGCCGCCTGGACGATCGGACCGAGGGTCAACAGGGTGAACAGGCAAAAGGTCAGGCTGGAGCGCGGCACGGTGGGGACTCCCGGTTGGTGGTGAGGTTTCTGGGGGCTGGGCCGGCAAAGGGGACGCCGTGTCGTGCCCAGCGGGGGGATTATGAGCTTAATAGCTGGCACGTGGCCGTGGAAGCTTGGGCGTGCTAGAATCGTGGCACCAACCCTGCCACACGCTTGCTTTGCACTTTTTCGTGGGGCTTGCCCCCTTACTGGCAACCTAGACTTGAGAGCGGCGCGCACCCTCGTGGGAACGCACCGTTCGGCTGCGCACCGGGAGGTCTTATTCCAGCACTGCCATGAGCCAGTCCAAAAAGCGTGTCGGCATCCTCACCAGCGGCGGCGATTGCCCCGGTTTGAATGCCGTCATTCGCGGCGTGGTGAAAGCGGCGGATCAACTCGGCTACGAGTGTGTCGGCTTTCTCAAGGGTTACGAGGGGCTCGTCGACCCCGTCTGTTACATCCCCCTGACGCCCAAGAATACCTCGGGCATTCTCACGCAGGGGGGCACGATTCTCGGCTCGACCAATCAGGGTCGCTTCGCCGCCAAAGTGGGCGCCGACGATAAGCTCGAGATCGAACACGAGCTGCTCGAAAAGGTGAAGACCACCGTCGATCAGTTATCCCTCTCCGGATTGATCTGCGTCGGTGGCGATGGCTCGCTCACGATCGCCGACCAGTTCCACAACTTCGGCATCCCC
This genomic window contains:
- a CDS encoding GDSL family lipase — protein: MVRHEAINKRTQEGNIDLVFLGDSITQGWNNNAVWQKYFAPRNAANMGIGGDRTQHVLWRLDHGNIDGIQPKLAVVMIGTNNSNRTDNTAEEIADGIKAIVAKLREKLPETKVLLLAIFPRGEKPNPQREKNAQASQLASEVADDKMVFYLDIGPKFLTEDGTLTKEIMPDYLHLSPQGYEIWAEAIDAKVAELMK